From the Flavimarina sp. Hel_I_48 genome, one window contains:
- a CDS encoding ATP-grasp domain-containing protein — protein MNILITSAGKRVSLVKIFKTEATKQNPNARVLATDANPDLSAACQVADASFKVPRVGDSSYVETLLDICKSNDIQLIIPTIDTELLILAEYKNIFLEAGITPVICDKEFIHKCRDKRVIHDFFTEMRIDVAREFTKDAYEFPLFIKPSDGSRSIDTFLVEEKKFMEERFFQEERFMFLEYISPQRFEEYTCDLYYDKQGYLKCAVPRKRIEVRDGEVNKGLTEHNALVPYIKEKMSFVEGARGCLTAQFFKEKDGDRVVGIEVNPRFGGGYPLSYLAGANFPKWIIDEYIFNKEVENNFDTWESNLLMLRYDNEILVHDFQH, from the coding sequence ATGAATATACTGATAACATCTGCAGGGAAAAGAGTTTCCTTAGTCAAAATATTTAAGACGGAAGCAACAAAGCAAAATCCCAACGCACGGGTTCTGGCCACAGATGCAAATCCTGATCTTTCTGCTGCATGCCAGGTTGCAGATGCCTCTTTTAAAGTGCCCAGGGTAGGTGACTCTTCTTACGTTGAGACGCTTCTTGATATATGTAAATCAAATGATATCCAACTTATAATTCCTACAATTGATACAGAGTTACTGATTCTCGCAGAATATAAAAACATTTTTCTGGAAGCTGGTATTACACCTGTGATTTGTGATAAAGAGTTTATACATAAATGTAGGGACAAACGCGTAATTCACGATTTCTTTACTGAAATGCGTATTGATGTTGCCAGGGAATTTACAAAAGATGCTTATGAGTTTCCGCTTTTTATTAAACCTTCAGATGGAAGTAGAAGTATTGATACTTTTTTAGTAGAAGAAAAGAAATTTATGGAAGAACGCTTTTTTCAGGAAGAGCGTTTTATGTTTTTGGAATATATATCACCACAGCGTTTTGAAGAATATACTTGTGATCTTTACTATGATAAACAAGGGTATTTAAAATGCGCAGTACCACGTAAACGTATTGAAGTTAGAGATGGAGAAGTCAATAAAGGCCTTACGGAACACAACGCCCTTGTTCCCTATATAAAAGAGAAAATGTCTTTCGTGGAAGGGGCAAGAGGCTGTCTGACCGCACAATTTTTTAAAGAAAAAGATGGAGATCGTGTAGTGGGAATAGAAGTGAACCCTCGCTTTGGTGGTGGATATCCACTTTCATACCTCGCAGGTGCAAATTTCCCTAAATGGATTATTGATGAATATATTTTCAACAAGGAAGTTGAAAATAACTTTGATACCTGGGAAAGCAACTTGCTTATGTTGCGATATGATAATGAAATTTTAGTTCATGATTTCCAACATTAA
- a CDS encoding HAD family hydrolase, whose amino-acid sequence MISNINSDHTFVFDLDDTLYKEIDYLKSAYTEIARNVSGQQWQATYAKMFALYREKKNVFDFITSQFDVEIDELLQLYRQHKPKIVLSDEVKGLLNSIKEKGAHIAVLTDGRSIGQRNKIEALGLEEWIEKAFISEELGSEKPSEKNFIAVEEYFNSTKYYYIGDNLKKDFITPNKRGWNTIGLIDNGLNIHVDSTNFEKSTHLPNHFLISLSELL is encoded by the coding sequence ATGATTTCCAACATTAATTCTGATCATACTTTTGTTTTCGATCTCGATGATACGTTGTACAAAGAGATAGATTATCTCAAATCTGCCTATACGGAAATCGCCCGGAATGTAAGCGGGCAGCAGTGGCAAGCAACATATGCAAAAATGTTTGCTTTGTACAGGGAGAAAAAAAATGTCTTTGATTTTATTACCAGTCAATTCGACGTAGAAATTGATGAACTATTACAGCTTTATAGACAGCATAAACCTAAAATTGTGCTGTCAGATGAAGTAAAAGGGCTTCTAAATAGTATAAAAGAAAAAGGTGCCCATATCGCGGTGCTTACTGATGGAAGATCTATTGGCCAGCGCAATAAAATAGAGGCTTTAGGATTGGAAGAATGGATCGAAAAAGCTTTTATTTCCGAAGAATTGGGAAGTGAAAAACCTTCGGAAAAAAATTTTATAGCTGTAGAAGAATATTTTAATTCAACTAAGTACTATTATATAGGGGACAATCTAAAAAAAGATTTTATCACTCCAAATAAAAGAGGCTGGAATACCATAGGTTTAATAGATAACGGACTTAATATACATGTTGATTCTACAAATTTTGAAAAAAGTACACATCTCCCAAATCATTTTCTAATTTCCCTTAGTGAACTATTATAA